The following proteins come from a genomic window of Pirellulaceae bacterium:
- a CDS encoding sugar transferase, giving the protein MLEKLSNNSYESVPELGPLRIEAAPYFRRKTVLIRFIALLLLVPALPLTCVLVMLVRLTSKGPAIYRQVRSGKDGRSFTMYKLRSMRLDAELSTGPVWCQEDDPRVTPVGRFLRDHHLDEIPQLFNIVRGEMDLFGPRPERPEFTAILSKEIPLYMERLKVLPGITGLAQINLPPDTDLASVRRKLKLDIEYIQNASLGMDLRMFCATLSRLFGVSGPGVLRLTRLYRPLNESEGCRSETTHSAAADGRVAE; this is encoded by the coding sequence ATGTTAGAAAAATTGTCCAACAATAGCTACGAATCCGTGCCAGAGCTTGGGCCGCTACGGATCGAGGCTGCTCCGTACTTCCGACGGAAGACGGTGCTCATTCGCTTTATCGCACTGCTACTGCTTGTACCAGCGTTGCCGCTGACTTGTGTGCTGGTCATGCTTGTGCGTTTGACGTCGAAGGGACCCGCGATCTACCGTCAGGTTCGATCTGGTAAGGACGGTCGCTCCTTCACGATGTACAAGTTGCGTTCGATGCGACTTGATGCAGAGTTGAGTACGGGCCCTGTTTGGTGCCAAGAAGACGATCCTCGTGTCACACCCGTCGGTCGCTTTCTGCGAGATCACCATCTTGATGAGATTCCTCAGTTGTTCAACATAGTGCGGGGTGAAATGGACCTCTTTGGCCCACGGCCGGAGCGTCCAGAGTTCACCGCTATATTGTCCAAAGAAATTCCTTTGTATATGGAACGGTTGAAGGTTTTGCCTGGTATCACTGGGCTCGCGCAAATCAACCTTCCGCCAGACACTGATTTGGCGAGCGTGAGGCGAAAGCTCAAGTTAGACATCGAGTACATTCAGAATGCCAGTTTGGGAATGGATTTGAGAATGTTCTGTGCGACTCTGTCGCGTCTATTTGGCGTTTCGGGTCCCGGCGTATTGCGGCTCACCCGACTTTATCGGCCGCTGAATGAGAGTGAGGGGTGCCGGTCAGAGACCACTCACAGTGCGGCCGCTGATGGTCGTGTTGCCGAATAG
- a CDS encoding exosortase-associated EpsI family protein — translation MRKKLRWLLATVVIGGLTITSGLMQGAFTHRWDGEREAVVLDLSMIPKEIGPWRMVSEPEVTEETVDILEATGWVQRTYVNNLNGGVVTLVIVAGPHGPISVHVPEICYSSQDYEQQGQREVVDISPHSFWRTRFRTNDLQRAKMDSFYAWSDGASGWLASGNPRIEFAGTSTLYKIQIAVATAGNEELSRGEAGKVFLVDFLKNAWPPPVMRIVTR, via the coding sequence ATGCGAAAAAAACTGCGGTGGCTGCTTGCGACGGTCGTTATTGGCGGCCTGACAATCACATCGGGTTTAATGCAAGGTGCGTTCACACACCGTTGGGATGGGGAGCGTGAAGCGGTCGTTTTGGATTTGTCAATGATTCCGAAGGAAATCGGTCCTTGGCGGATGGTGTCCGAGCCCGAAGTTACCGAAGAAACAGTAGACATTCTTGAAGCCACAGGATGGGTACAACGTACTTATGTGAACAACCTAAATGGTGGCGTGGTGACTTTAGTGATCGTTGCAGGACCTCATGGACCAATTTCAGTACACGTGCCAGAGATATGCTACTCTAGTCAAGACTACGAGCAGCAAGGTCAGAGAGAAGTCGTTGACATTTCGCCGCATAGTTTTTGGCGAACTAGGTTCCGTACGAATGATTTGCAGCGTGCAAAAATGGACTCGTTCTACGCCTGGAGTGACGGAGCGTCCGGTTGGTTGGCGTCAGGCAATCCCAGGATTGAGTTTGCTGGCACGTCCACGCTTTACAAAATACAAATTGCGGTTGCGACTGCCGGAAATGAAGAATTATCGCGGGGTGAGGCAGGGAAAGTTTTTCTTGTCGACTTCCTTAAGAACGCTTGGCCACCCCCAGTGATGCGGATCGTTACACGATGA
- a CDS encoding tetratricopeptide repeat protein codes for MMKKRMGVNWKLLTLLFTFVLFVGGVGYWLYQQQRVRAAESYRQEASKYIENEEWYAASQAFFRYLSFHPSDADAWFELAGAFDKSATKPAKKKRCVELHLRAIGIVEADESADSQSQAERLISLRKRLAELYLDTGDTELALQTLRSLPDDLADVKRFYALARYQQAINDPSVGPDAAQKLLDVVNLQPERIRLAVITCQALRKFDLPGATKEESNRLASSVMDRMVDSPANEKSSAARLSRYDWLRQQGSEADPDLEKAIKFAKAEADDEDQSVSEMLAVAEAAIGRAAVGSTQEPWLSGAMVLFGRVLEVDPTSENAIRRLGDGHLMMDQPEQAVEVWTEGIEKLSEIDDGARIRMRLADSYLELEDFENVRKQIEGLNAIVDVLLKKSSGPRNRRSLVMFENQVDLLRALLHIAENEPKEAMKLASSTLDSMPAVPTDATENFQRFRLVATLGSAYSALDQWGKAAAAYEQAASLMPGNLGIARRAAQAWRQVGDSGKAVAMMSNVAKEIASEELALIDIAELQYERQAQRARNLRDWSEFEQTLQKAADVGINDWRLEIVSLLRSLIESGADRQSVIFEQVAELGAKNEQAAPLWRRIARIYQRFNKLEECDLALEQFREITPDEWRYFQLKAEILTARDQNEEALVFLEKAIEGAPAEQENNIRSLIANIFRESSAIEKAKGVYQQILEKDPNDITALGMLAELTLTQGDEAATEKAIARLREAEGDEGVFWRFIQANFFLRSGSTASLRKATDLQREIVERSPSWSRGHVLLGAIEERFLRYERAADAYEEAIRLNDRRLLIYQRLLRNLYQSKQFDKAEAYLTQIQDTVPNSNFFTAMTAAVAEQTNNLPAALLQADAAIQGDPSNPIARIWKSQLLLLSDDEEGAEKELREAVKLSKGEDLTAWITLFRFYLVSDPDRAKQLLETLESKELKMPIAERALLIGGGWASLGESQKAEEILRSATEQTPEDVPLQLSFARILGQTNPSEAESLLRRIVKENPGLPIARRSLAIALSRNGTADSWQELQQLLALENTGETGTIEDVRLKAHLLFRRGGRQALSQARILLSEIEEAGSLTPMDQMLIALSMESEGKIGEAEKHWLARAEAPNQTAKSSQLPLIQFYGRQQRFDDAFNQLIRLEASMANTELDEMLLLLRMRLRLFLLSGRESEIEAEVKDYFQQMLRIFPDEKLTISQGIGQILLSSNQFSLAESWLRQAYEADPKMMTGLSVALSHLGRHDEALDLILEGNQISQQPLTIPLLTNLLSVLSIGLPDESAWLRTNEIWNRARADQRLPMQLIVSAALMLQDQEQEAISLLEGLLKQYPDESIIQNNLATLLAQTSDRKEEALTLINKAIEARGEKPFLLDTKSIVLVGLGKADEAVTLLGHLVHAPNPDPRVLFRLAAAQMKAGDNRAALQTFERAKLLGLESTIMSRSDRVTLGELNLLSGNHQ; via the coding sequence GAATGGGTGTCAATTGGAAACTGTTGACCCTACTTTTCACTTTTGTACTTTTCGTTGGGGGAGTTGGCTACTGGTTGTATCAGCAGCAACGCGTTCGGGCCGCTGAGTCTTATCGACAGGAAGCTAGCAAATATATCGAGAACGAAGAATGGTATGCTGCATCGCAGGCTTTTTTTCGATACCTCAGTTTTCATCCCAGTGATGCGGATGCTTGGTTCGAATTGGCGGGAGCGTTTGACAAATCTGCAACAAAACCTGCCAAAAAAAAACGTTGTGTTGAATTGCATCTTCGGGCGATCGGGATTGTGGAAGCCGACGAGAGTGCAGATTCCCAGTCGCAAGCAGAGCGGTTGATCTCGCTAAGAAAGCGTCTGGCCGAGTTGTATCTCGATACTGGTGATACGGAGTTGGCCTTACAGACGTTACGATCACTGCCTGACGATCTTGCTGACGTGAAGCGATTTTATGCCTTGGCACGCTATCAGCAGGCGATCAACGATCCCTCTGTCGGACCAGACGCAGCACAGAAGCTCCTCGATGTTGTGAATTTACAGCCGGAGAGGATCCGTCTGGCAGTGATAACCTGCCAAGCACTGAGAAAGTTCGATCTGCCCGGTGCAACCAAAGAGGAAAGCAACCGTTTGGCTTCCAGTGTCATGGATCGGATGGTTGACTCACCAGCCAATGAGAAAAGTTCGGCGGCGAGGTTATCTCGTTACGATTGGCTCAGGCAGCAAGGCAGTGAGGCTGATCCTGATCTCGAGAAAGCCATCAAATTTGCGAAGGCCGAAGCGGATGATGAGGATCAAAGTGTAAGCGAGATGCTGGCAGTTGCTGAGGCTGCCATCGGCCGTGCTGCGGTCGGATCCACCCAAGAGCCTTGGCTATCAGGAGCCATGGTTCTGTTTGGTCGAGTCCTTGAAGTTGACCCGACTAGCGAGAATGCGATTCGTCGCTTGGGCGATGGACACCTCATGATGGATCAGCCGGAACAAGCGGTTGAAGTGTGGACTGAGGGTATTGAGAAGCTTTCCGAGATTGATGATGGTGCTCGAATACGAATGCGTTTGGCAGACAGCTATCTTGAACTCGAAGATTTCGAGAATGTGCGGAAGCAGATAGAGGGTTTGAACGCCATTGTTGATGTGTTGCTGAAGAAATCTTCCGGACCAAGAAATCGACGGTCTCTTGTGATGTTTGAAAATCAAGTTGACCTGTTGCGCGCCCTCCTTCACATTGCGGAAAATGAACCGAAGGAGGCGATGAAGCTTGCCAGCAGTACATTGGATTCCATGCCGGCGGTTCCCACCGACGCAACTGAAAATTTTCAACGGTTTCGCTTGGTTGCAACGTTGGGAAGCGCCTATTCAGCCTTGGACCAGTGGGGGAAAGCTGCTGCTGCGTATGAGCAGGCTGCATCGCTAATGCCAGGCAATCTAGGCATTGCTCGGCGGGCCGCTCAGGCTTGGCGGCAAGTTGGTGACAGCGGCAAGGCCGTCGCCATGATGTCGAATGTCGCAAAGGAAATTGCAAGCGAAGAGTTGGCATTGATCGACATTGCAGAACTCCAATACGAAAGACAAGCCCAACGAGCTCGTAATTTGAGGGACTGGTCCGAATTTGAGCAAACGCTGCAGAAAGCAGCCGATGTGGGAATTAATGACTGGAGACTAGAAATAGTGTCTCTCCTGAGATCGCTCATTGAATCCGGAGCTGATAGACAATCCGTCATTTTTGAACAGGTTGCCGAGTTAGGTGCGAAGAATGAGCAGGCTGCGCCGCTTTGGAGGCGTATTGCCAGGATTTATCAACGATTTAACAAGTTGGAAGAGTGCGATCTCGCGCTGGAGCAATTTCGGGAAATTACACCCGACGAGTGGCGTTACTTTCAACTAAAAGCCGAGATTTTGACTGCCCGTGATCAGAATGAGGAGGCCCTCGTTTTTCTTGAAAAGGCAATCGAAGGCGCTCCAGCAGAACAAGAAAATAACATTCGATCTTTGATCGCTAATATTTTTAGAGAATCATCTGCGATTGAGAAAGCGAAGGGAGTTTATCAGCAGATCCTTGAAAAAGATCCGAACGATATCACAGCCCTCGGGATGCTTGCGGAACTCACCCTGACTCAGGGTGACGAAGCTGCGACTGAGAAAGCAATTGCCAGGCTTCGCGAGGCGGAAGGAGATGAAGGTGTTTTTTGGCGATTTATCCAAGCGAATTTCTTCTTGAGGTCCGGGTCTACAGCGTCGCTTCGAAAAGCTACGGACCTGCAACGTGAAATTGTGGAACGGTCCCCTTCTTGGTCCCGTGGCCATGTCCTCTTGGGTGCCATTGAAGAAAGATTTCTGCGGTACGAACGTGCGGCCGATGCCTACGAAGAGGCGATCCGATTAAACGATCGCCGATTGTTGATTTATCAACGGTTGCTTCGTAATTTGTACCAATCTAAGCAGTTTGACAAAGCCGAAGCCTATCTGACACAGATTCAGGATACTGTCCCTAACTCTAACTTCTTTACGGCTATGACGGCTGCTGTGGCGGAGCAAACAAACAATTTGCCGGCCGCCTTACTGCAAGCAGATGCTGCCATCCAGGGGGATCCGTCAAATCCGATTGCTCGAATTTGGAAGTCTCAATTGCTTTTGTTGAGTGACGATGAGGAAGGGGCGGAAAAGGAATTAAGAGAGGCGGTAAAACTGTCGAAAGGCGAAGACTTAACCGCTTGGATCACCTTGTTCCGATTCTATTTAGTGAGTGACCCCGATCGGGCAAAACAATTGCTAGAGACGCTCGAAAGCAAAGAACTGAAAATGCCCATCGCGGAGCGAGCATTGCTGATTGGGGGGGGATGGGCTTCACTCGGGGAATCACAGAAAGCTGAAGAAATCCTGCGCTCGGCCACCGAGCAGACTCCGGAAGATGTACCGTTGCAGTTGTCTTTTGCACGCATTTTAGGTCAGACGAACCCCTCGGAGGCAGAATCGCTGTTGCGGCGTATCGTAAAAGAGAATCCTGGGTTACCGATTGCAAGGCGGTCGCTGGCGATCGCTCTTTCTCGAAACGGCACGGCAGATTCTTGGCAAGAGTTACAACAGCTGCTTGCGTTAGAAAATACAGGGGAAACGGGCACTATCGAAGATGTTCGATTGAAAGCTCACTTGTTGTTTCGACGTGGTGGACGGCAGGCGTTGAGTCAAGCGCGTATTCTTCTGTCGGAAATCGAGGAGGCTGGCAGCTTGACTCCGATGGATCAGATGTTGATTGCGTTGAGCATGGAGTCGGAGGGCAAGATTGGTGAGGCCGAGAAACATTGGCTGGCGCGTGCCGAGGCGCCTAACCAAACAGCAAAATCTTCCCAGTTACCTCTTATTCAGTTTTACGGTCGCCAACAACGATTCGACGACGCATTCAACCAGCTGATCCGTTTGGAAGCCTCGATGGCCAATACTGAACTTGACGAAATGCTTCTCTTGCTGCGTATGCGATTGAGGTTGTTTCTGTTGAGTGGTCGCGAATCTGAGATCGAAGCGGAGGTCAAAGATTATTTCCAACAGATGTTGAGGATTTTTCCGGACGAAAAGTTAACAATTTCTCAAGGGATTGGCCAAATACTATTGTCGTCGAATCAATTTTCTCTCGCCGAATCATGGCTACGACAAGCCTATGAGGCAGATCCAAAAATGATGACTGGCTTATCGGTCGCTCTTAGTCATTTAGGTCGCCATGATGAAGCTTTGGATTTGATCTTGGAGGGAAATCAAATATCCCAGCAGCCACTAACAATTCCGTTGCTGACGAATTTGTTGTCTGTTCTGTCCATCGGTTTACCTGACGAGTCGGCCTGGCTTCGTACCAATGAAATTTGGAATCGAGCTAGAGCTGATCAGCGCTTGCCCATGCAGTTGATTGTCTCAGCTGCTTTGATGTTGCAAGACCAAGAGCAGGAAGCGATCAGCCTATTGGAGGGATTGCTGAAACAGTATCCGGACGAATCGATTATTCAAAACAACCTTGCTACTTTGTTGGCTCAGACAAGTGATCGAAAGGAAGAGGCCTTAACGTTGATTAACAAGGCGATCGAGGCGCGGGGTGAGAAGCCTTTCTTACTCGATACGAAAAGCATTGTGCTTGTCGGCCTTGGTAAAGCTGACGAGGCGGTCACGCTTTTAGGCCATTTGGTACACGCTCCGAATCCAGATCCAAGAGTTTTGTTTCGGCTCGCCGCAGCTCAGATGAAAGCTGGAGACAATCGAGCGGCACTCCAGACTTTTGAGCGTGCTAAGCTTTTGGGGTTGGAGTCAACGATTATGTCACGTTCAGACCGCGTTACACTCGGCGAGCTGAATTTGCTGTCGGGTAACCACCAATGA